One Stenotrophomonas oahuensis genomic region harbors:
- a CDS encoding YheT family hydrolase, which translates to MTAADYRPPRWLRNPHLQSMLSSSRMRMQRGLVLLAATGAVTEELILDGGEGVRLQGWHSRIEGREPVGMALLLHGWEGSAESSYMRMTAARMLESGYDVIRLNFRDHGNTHHLNPGIFHSNRIEEVVQAAGDIARRWPQLPLVAAGYSLGGNFVLRLALRAPDAGVPLRRVASVCPVLDPAITMESIENGPAMYDWYFRRKWAGSLRRKRDLFPELSDWDDRVLKLDIRALTAWLVEHHTTYGSLQAYFDGYSIAGDRLAALSVPADILMAEDDPVIPYATFNGWCLPASAKLDIAPWGGHCGFLENWRGDGFSERWVAGRLGCEALR; encoded by the coding sequence TTGACCGCTGCCGACTACCGTCCGCCGCGTTGGCTGCGCAATCCGCACCTGCAGTCGATGCTCAGTTCCAGCCGCATGCGCATGCAGCGCGGCCTGGTGCTGCTCGCGGCAACCGGGGCGGTGACCGAAGAACTCATTCTTGACGGCGGCGAAGGCGTACGCCTGCAGGGCTGGCACAGCCGCATCGAAGGCCGTGAACCGGTCGGCATGGCGCTGTTGCTGCACGGCTGGGAGGGCAGTGCCGAATCCAGCTACATGCGCATGACCGCCGCGCGCATGCTGGAGTCGGGTTACGACGTGATCCGGCTTAACTTCCGGGACCATGGCAATACCCATCATCTCAACCCGGGCATCTTCCACTCCAACCGGATCGAGGAAGTGGTGCAGGCCGCCGGGGACATCGCCCGGCGCTGGCCGCAGCTGCCATTGGTGGCCGCCGGCTACTCGCTGGGCGGCAATTTCGTGCTGCGCCTGGCGCTGCGCGCGCCCGACGCCGGCGTGCCGCTGCGCCGGGTCGCCTCGGTATGCCCGGTGCTGGACCCGGCCATCACCATGGAAAGCATCGAGAACGGGCCGGCGATGTACGACTGGTACTTCCGCCGCAAGTGGGCCGGGTCGCTGCGCCGCAAGCGCGACCTGTTCCCCGAACTGAGCGACTGGGACGATCGCGTGCTGAAGCTGGACATCCGCGCGCTGACGGCCTGGCTGGTCGAGCACCACACCACCTACGGCTCGCTGCAGGCCTACTTCGACGGCTACTCCATTGCCGGCGACCGCCTGGCTGCGCTGAGCGTGCCGGCTGACATCCTGATGGCCGAGGACGACCCGGTCATTCCCTATGCCACCTTCAACGGCTGGTGCCTGCCTGCCAGCGCGAAGCTGGACATCGCCCCGTGGGGCGGCCACTGCGGGTTCCTGGAGAACTGGCGCGGCGACGGCTTCTCCGAACGCTGGGTGGCCGGGCGACTGGGCTGCGAAGCCCTGCGCTGA
- a CDS encoding tetratricopeptide repeat protein, which produces MQDQIVDALRRNAADEAVQLAREWTQNEPAQPQAHRWLALALQQQAQYDAALESLQQALGLDPDNAELHLQHAGLLLALRQFDAAGSALDRTATLNPNEHSAYVMQAHLALARNDVDEAERITRLAARVDEDHPEVVALLGMIALRRNDHDRALALLSAASQMLPNDARVLYALGFAHMGKGTLAFAEQAFRRVLEQNPSITSLHGLLVQLALRQGNVDSAAQTMGQLLARPDSDSPGLRRLAGELALQAGQPLQALEHLLPVLEQWPGDRQTLQLLLLAWQRLGREAQAREVLDAAVDTHPQEHNLWLARLSVEPVGSEDATAVVERWLTAMPEHLPALETRMRLHDMQNDAEGAEAVARRIVALEPGRVTGETRLVEALLARDADAAIAHVQALMDTAPDAAKNDLRAWLGAVQDRAGRPADALATWAGLHADEAARRLPLPPQAKAPLSWPDKGEVAEDVAARPMFVWGAPGSGVERVVAAIAAASPVLRGDRFGPTPPNDAFQSYHTLQDLSTGKLDPVQLVTRWREALAERGLADANVIDWLLWWDNALLWSLRPQLPEGRLLVVLRDPRDMLLQWLAHGAPAPFAVNSVSEAAEWLARALAQVATLHEQDLYPHALVRIDNIGNDPAAMAEYLGGLFGVVMPPAQTLGPARLPAGHWRNYQNELSAAFAQLTPVAVRLGYSEA; this is translated from the coding sequence ATGCAAGACCAGATTGTTGATGCCCTGCGCCGCAATGCGGCTGATGAAGCCGTGCAGCTGGCGCGGGAATGGACCCAGAACGAACCGGCGCAGCCGCAGGCGCACCGTTGGCTGGCCCTGGCCCTGCAGCAGCAGGCCCAGTACGACGCGGCGCTGGAAAGCCTGCAGCAGGCACTGGGGCTGGACCCGGACAACGCCGAACTGCACCTGCAGCACGCCGGCCTGCTGCTGGCCCTGCGCCAGTTCGATGCCGCCGGCAGTGCGCTGGATCGCACCGCCACCCTCAACCCGAATGAGCACTCGGCGTATGTGATGCAGGCGCACCTGGCACTGGCCCGCAACGACGTGGACGAGGCCGAGCGGATCACCCGCCTGGCCGCCCGTGTCGATGAAGACCATCCTGAAGTGGTCGCGCTGCTGGGCATGATCGCGCTGCGCCGCAACGACCATGACCGTGCCCTGGCGCTGCTGTCGGCCGCCAGCCAGATGCTGCCCAACGATGCGCGCGTGCTGTACGCGCTGGGCTTCGCGCACATGGGCAAGGGCACCCTGGCTTTCGCCGAGCAGGCCTTCCGCCGCGTGCTCGAGCAGAACCCCAGCATCACCTCGCTGCACGGCCTGCTGGTGCAGCTGGCGCTGCGCCAGGGCAACGTGGATAGTGCCGCGCAAACCATGGGCCAGCTGCTGGCGCGTCCGGACAGCGACTCGCCCGGCCTGCGCCGCCTGGCCGGCGAACTGGCCCTGCAGGCCGGCCAGCCGCTGCAGGCGCTGGAACACCTGCTGCCGGTGCTGGAGCAGTGGCCGGGCGACCGCCAGACCCTGCAGCTGCTGCTGCTGGCCTGGCAGCGCCTGGGCCGCGAAGCGCAGGCACGCGAGGTGCTGGATGCTGCGGTGGACACCCACCCGCAGGAGCACAACCTGTGGCTGGCGCGCCTGTCGGTGGAACCGGTCGGCAGTGAAGACGCCACCGCGGTGGTGGAGCGCTGGCTGACCGCCATGCCGGAGCACCTGCCGGCGCTGGAAACCCGCATGCGTCTGCATGACATGCAGAACGACGCCGAAGGTGCCGAAGCCGTGGCACGTCGCATCGTGGCGCTGGAACCGGGCCGCGTCACCGGCGAGACCCGTCTGGTGGAAGCCCTGCTGGCACGCGATGCCGATGCGGCCATTGCCCACGTGCAGGCACTGATGGACACGGCCCCGGACGCGGCGAAAAACGACCTGCGCGCGTGGCTGGGTGCGGTGCAGGACCGCGCCGGCCGCCCGGCCGATGCGCTGGCCACCTGGGCCGGCCTGCATGCCGACGAAGCCGCGCGTCGCCTGCCGCTGCCGCCGCAGGCCAAGGCTCCGCTGAGCTGGCCGGACAAGGGCGAGGTTGCCGAAGACGTTGCCGCACGCCCGATGTTCGTCTGGGGTGCCCCGGGTTCCGGCGTGGAGCGCGTGGTCGCCGCCATCGCCGCTGCCAGCCCGGTGCTGCGTGGCGACCGCTTCGGTCCCACCCCGCCCAATGACGCCTTCCAGAGCTACCACACCCTGCAGGACCTCTCGACCGGCAAGCTGGACCCCGTGCAGCTGGTGACCCGCTGGCGCGAAGCGCTGGCCGAGCGCGGTCTGGCCGACGCCAACGTGATCGACTGGCTGCTGTGGTGGGACAACGCCCTGTTGTGGTCGCTGCGCCCACAGCTGCCGGAAGGTCGCCTGCTGGTGGTGCTGCGTGATCCGCGCGACATGCTGCTGCAGTGGCTGGCGCACGGCGCACCCGCTCCGTTCGCGGTCAACTCGGTGAGCGAAGCAGCCGAATGGCTGGCGCGCGCGCTGGCCCAGGTCGCCACCCTGCACGAACAGGACCTGTACCCGCACGCGCTGGTGCGCATCGACAACATCGGCAACGACCCGGCGGCCATGGCCGAATATCTGGGCGGGCTGTTCGGCGTGGTCATGCCGCCCGCGCAGACCCTGGGTCCGGCGCGCCTGCCGGCAGGTCACTGGCGCAATTACCAGAACGAACTGTCTGCCGCGTTCGCGCAGCTGACGCCGGTGGCGGTCCGTCTGGGTTACTCGGAAGCGTAA